The proteins below come from a single Odontesthes bonariensis isolate fOdoBon6 chromosome 18, fOdoBon6.hap1, whole genome shotgun sequence genomic window:
- the LOC142367752 gene encoding uncharacterized protein LOC142367752 encodes MASQEKFTPWSFEEVQTFLTLVAEDRIQRELDGTARNERVFKELAQQMATHGFHRTLQQCRGKLKKMKSDYRATKDHNGRSGVNRRVWRWFGHMDAIYGHRPANRGREVVKIVVKDETTSEEITFSPSDDPSRSPAAAPAAPAAPAAPAAPAAPPPPPAAAPAAASTPAEATSSTQLVVRGKRKRSLLEQDTAALLRELHEDDVVQQERDRAQRESHFQLLLADSREAREVEASLRREENAQTAAFQQKFLGLLGQLVQAIGNRRVE; translated from the exons ATGGCTTCGCAGGAGAAATTCACTCCTTGGTCGTTCGAGGAGGTCCAGACGTTCCTGACTCTGGTTGCCGAAGATAGGATTCAGAGGGAACTCGACGGCACCGCACGGAATGAAAGGGTTTTCAAAGAACTCGCCCAACAAATGGCCACGCATGGCTTCCACCGTACTCTCCAGCAGTGCCGGGGAAAACTTAAGAAAATGAAAAGTGACTACCGGGCCACTAAAGATCACAACGGTCGAAGTGGTGTAAATCGCCGGGTCTGGAGGTGGTTCGGCCACATGGACGCCATTTACGGTCACAGGCCAGCAAATCGTGGACGGGAGGTGGTCAAAATAGTGGTCAAAGATG aaACCACAAGCGAGGAAATTACTTTTTCTCCCAGCGACGACCCTTCAcgttccccagcagcagcaccagcagcaccagcagcaccagcagcaccagcagcaccagcagcaccaccaccaccgccagcagcagcaccagcagcagcctcgACGCCAGCAGAGGCAACAAGCAGCACACAACTTGTGGTCAGAG GAAAGAGGAAAAGGAGCCTCCTCGAGCAGGACACTGCAGCTTTGCTGAGGGAGCTCCACGAAGACGATGTAGTGCAACAAGAACGGGACCGGGCTCAGCGAGAGAGCCACTTCCAGTTGCTCTTGGCAGATTCACGCGAGGCAAGAGAAGTGGAAGCCAGCCTTAGAAGAGAAGAGAACGCACAGACAGCAGCGTTCCAGCAGAAGTTCCTCGGCCTGTTGGGTCAGCTGGTGCAGGCAATTGGCAACCGGCGTGTGGAGTAA
- the LOC142367155 gene encoding uncharacterized protein LOC142367155, whose product MESRGEGLLPGIQRVIIGEEELLEGSSRLKQEGPCIKEEEEEADITELSFCPVLMKSEDDEEKPLPSQPHRSLTEEDRNSVVEEDCCEPEPHLQFGDRTSESSETDVSDGDWEESSEALADSNSAINAAETMCSGEKPFRCSECARRFRLRGNLNKHLKTHKEEKPFSCSECRRKFGRKTDLKAHSFLHSVTLKHHLRTHTGEKPFSCSKCSKTFTRNTSLKAHLRIHTGEKPFSCSKCSKTFTSNRYLKAHLRIHTGEKPFSCSKCSKTFTSNTYLKAHLRSHTGEKPFSCSECSKTFTSNTYLKAHLRIHTGEKPFSCSKCSKTFTSNTSLKAHLRIHTGEKPFSCSKCSKTFTRNTSLKAHLRIHTGEKPFSCSKCSKTFTSNTSLKAHLRIHTGEKPFSCSKCSKTFTRNTYLNAHLRIHTAEKRFSCSVCGRSFLHSVTLKHHLRTHTGEKPFSCSKCSKTFTSNTYLSAHLRIHTGEKPFSCSKCSKTFTSNTYLKAHLRIHTGEKPFSCSKCSKTFTRNTSLKAHLRIHTGEKPFSCSKCSKTFTSNRYLKAHLRIHTGEKPFSCSECSKTFTSNTYLKAHLRIHTGEKPFSCSECSKTFTSNTYLKAHLRIHTGEKPFSCSECSKTFTSNTSLKAHLRIHTGEKPFSCSECSKTFTSNTYLKAHLRIHTGEKPFSCSECSKTFTSNTSLKAHLRIHTGEKRFYCDFCHKRFTQKDHMQDHWRVCRSANCEGSKTVRNRVLMPRPQSCGLVLFLKDVSLVSTLVGAQQLIPKPSHPP is encoded by the exons ATGGAGTCAAGAGGAGAAG GTTTACTTCCAGGGATCCAGAGGGTGATTATTGGTGAAGAAGAGCTGCTTGAGGGGAGCTCCAGGCTAAAACAGGAGGGGCCCTGCAttaaagaggaggaagaggaggctgaTATAACAGAGTTGTCATTCTGTCCTGTCCTTATGAAAAGTGAAGATGATGAAGAGAAACCTCTGCCCTCTCAGCCTCATCGCAGcctgacagaggaggacagaaaCTCTGTTGTAGAAGAGGATTGTTGTGAACCAGAACCACATTTACAGTTTGGTGACAGGACTTCAGAGTCATCAGAGACAGATGTCAGCGATGGCGACTGGGAGGAGAGCAGCGAAGCTCTGGCGGATTCAAACTCAGCAATAAATGCAGCTGAAACAATGTGTAGTGGCGAGAAACCGTTCCGCTGCTCAGAGTGTGCGAGAAGATTTCGGCTCCGCGGAAACCTGAACAAACACTTGAAGACTCACAAAGAGGAGAAACCCTTCAGCTGCTCAGAATGCAGAAGAAAATTTGGCCGTAAGACGGACCTTAAGGCTCACAGTTTTTTACACAGTGTTACACTGAAGCATCACCTCAGGactcacacaggagagaaacccttCAGCTGCTCCAAGTGCAGCAAGACGTTCACCAGAAACACAAGCCTGAAAGCTCACTTGAGAATCCACACGGGAGAGAAACCCTTCAGCTGCTCCAAGTGCAGCAAGACGTTCACCAGCAACAGATACCTGAAAGCTCACTTGAGAATCCATACGGGAGAGAAACCCTTCAGCTGCTCCAAGTGCAGCAAGACGTTCACCAGCAACACATACCTGAAAGCTCACTTGAGAAGCCACACGGGAGAGAAACCCTTCAGCTGCTCCGAGTGCAGCAAGACGTTCACCAGCAACACATACCTGAAAGCTCACTTGAGAATCCACACGGGAGAGAAACCCTTCAGCTGCTCCAAGTGCAGCAAGACGTTCACCAGCAACACAAGCCTGAAAGCTCACTTGAGAATCCACACGGGAGAGAAACCCTTCAGCTGCTCCAAGTGCAGCAAGACGTTCACCAGAAACACAAGCCTGAAAGCTCACTTGAGAATCCACACGGGAGAGAAACCCTTCAGCTGCTCCAAGTGCAGCAAGACGTTCACCAGCAACACAAGCCTGAAAGCTCACTTGAGAATCCACACGGGAGAGAAACCCTTCAGCTGCTCCAAGTGCAGCAAGACGTTCACCAGAAACACATACCTGAACGCTCACTTGAGAATCCACACGGCAGAGAAACGATTCAGCTGTTCGGTCTGTGGTAGAAGTTTTTTACACAGTGTTACACTGAAGCATCACCTCAGGactcacacaggagagaaacccttCAGCTGCTCCAAGTGCAGCAAGACATTCACCAGCAACACATACCTGAGCGCTCACTTGAGAATCCACACGGGAGAGAAACCCTTCAGCTGCTCCAAGTGCAGCAAGACGTTCACCAGCAACACATACCTGAAAGCTCACTTGAGAatccacacaggagagaaacccttCAGCTGCTCCAAGTGCAGCAAGACGTTCACCAGAAACACAAGCCTGAAAGCTCACTTGAGAATCCACACGGGAGAGAAACCCTTCAGCTGCTCCAAGTGCAGCAAGACGTTCACCAGCAACAGATACCTGAAAGCTCACTTGAGAATCCACACGGGAGAGAAACCCTTCAGCTGCTCCGAGTGCAGCAAGACGTTCACCAGCAACACATACCTGAAAGCTCACTTGAGAATCCACACGGGAGAGAAACCCTTCAGCTGCTCCGAGTGCAGCAAGACGTTCACCAGCAACACATACCTGAAAGCTCACTTGAGAATCCACACGGGAGAGAAACCCTTCAGCTGCTCCGAGTGCAGCAAGACGTTCACCAGCAACACAAGCCTGAAAGCTCACTTGAGAATCCACACGGGAGAGAAACCCTTCAGCTGCTCCGAGTGCAGCAAGACGTTCACCAGCAACACATACCTGAAAGCTCACTTGAGAATCCACACGGGAGAGAAACCCTTCAGCTGCTCCGAGTGCAGCAAGACGTTCACCAGCAACACAAGCCTGAAAGCTCACTTGAGAATCCACACGGGAGAGAAACGATTCTACTGCGACTTCTGTCACAAAAGATTCACCCAAAAAGACCACATGCAAGACCATTGGCGTGTCTGTCGCTCAGCAAACTGTGAAGGATccaaaacagtcagaaacagagtaCTGATGCCTCGCCCTCAAAGTTGTGGACTAGTGTTGTTTCTTAAGGATGTAAGTTTGGTCTCAACATTGGTAGGGGCACAACAACTCATCCCCAAACCCTCACATCCACCTTAG
- the jtb gene encoding protein JTB isoform X2, which produces MESDCRIPVVACCRPRVLILHALFWGFVSLRVFGAALLSEEKTTVKPVVAPCWQLEEFIVLDECVRCSDFNSRSQLACKHTGYVERINCTKSSREEYKSCRSTLMEEHLFWKFEAVMLGLTAVFAVLVVVRQRWLDRLASEKVRRQIESI; this is translated from the exons ATGGAGAGTGACTGTCGGATCCCAGTTGTCGCCTGTTGTCGACCCCGAGTCCTCATCCTCCATGCTCTATTCTGGGGCTTTGTCTCCTTAAG agtGTTCGGAGCAGCTCTGCTGAGCGAAGAGAAAACAACAG TGAAGCCTGTGGTCGCCCCCTGCTGGCAGCTGGAGGAGTTTATAGTGTTGGACGAGTGTGTCCGCTGCAGCGACTTCAACTCA agGTCGCAGTTGGCCTGCAAACATACAGGATATGTCGAGAGGATCAACTGCACCAAGTCAAGCAGAGAAGAGTACAAGAG CTGTCGCTCCACTTTGATGGAGGAACATCTCTTCTGGAAGTTCGAGGCAGTGATGTTGGGTCTGACGGCTGTCTTCGCTGTGCTGGTGGTGGTCCGGCAGCGCTGGCTCGATCGCCTCGCCTCCGAAAAGGTCCGCCGCCAGATAGAATCCATCTAG
- the jtb gene encoding protein JTB isoform X1 has protein sequence MESDCRIPVVACCRPRVLILHALFWGFVSLRVFGAALLSEEKTTAVKPVVAPCWQLEEFIVLDECVRCSDFNSRSQLACKHTGYVERINCTKSSREEYKSCRSTLMEEHLFWKFEAVMLGLTAVFAVLVVVRQRWLDRLASEKVRRQIESI, from the exons ATGGAGAGTGACTGTCGGATCCCAGTTGTCGCCTGTTGTCGACCCCGAGTCCTCATCCTCCATGCTCTATTCTGGGGCTTTGTCTCCTTAAG agtGTTCGGAGCAGCTCTGCTGAGCGAAGAGAAAACAACAG CAGTGAAGCCTGTGGTCGCCCCCTGCTGGCAGCTGGAGGAGTTTATAGTGTTGGACGAGTGTGTCCGCTGCAGCGACTTCAACTCA agGTCGCAGTTGGCCTGCAAACATACAGGATATGTCGAGAGGATCAACTGCACCAAGTCAAGCAGAGAAGAGTACAAGAG CTGTCGCTCCACTTTGATGGAGGAACATCTCTTCTGGAAGTTCGAGGCAGTGATGTTGGGTCTGACGGCTGTCTTCGCTGTGCTGGTGGTGGTCCGGCAGCGCTGGCTCGATCGCCTCGCCTCCGAAAAGGTCCGCCGCCAGATAGAATCCATCTAG